A genomic segment from Falsibacillus pallidus encodes:
- a CDS encoding YetF domain-containing protein yields MEELDMGLMTTKIIIGFAALFMIVIWTGRTSIYQLTLFHLVFVLVLGEFLGNALYENDVHTLQFLYGTGLWLLLMLAMEYITQKWNFTRSFLIGDPAIIIRNGSFDRQMMKKNKVDINQVQSLLRQNSVFSVREVKYGILEANGQISLLLKSQFQNPIKEDLNLPAKEETLPIALIIDGDILEDNLKQIGCTDAWLRTQLNIKGYTSEKDIFFADWEPTNGIHICPK; encoded by the coding sequence ATGGAAGAATTGGATATGGGGCTGATGACGACAAAAATCATTATCGGGTTTGCTGCGTTATTTATGATAGTGATTTGGACAGGACGCACCTCAATCTACCAGCTCACACTGTTTCATTTGGTTTTTGTCCTGGTGCTCGGCGAATTTCTGGGAAACGCCTTATATGAAAACGATGTCCACACCCTCCAATTTTTATATGGAACCGGACTGTGGCTGCTGTTGATGCTGGCAATGGAGTACATAACCCAAAAGTGGAATTTCACTCGATCCTTTTTGATTGGTGATCCGGCAATCATTATAAGAAACGGCTCCTTTGATAGACAAATGATGAAAAAGAACAAAGTGGATATCAATCAAGTTCAAAGCCTCTTGCGTCAGAACAGTGTGTTTTCGGTAAGAGAGGTGAAATACGGAATCCTTGAAGCAAACGGTCAGATCAGCCTTTTGCTGAAATCTCAATTTCAAAATCCCATTAAAGAAGATTTAAATCTTCCTGCAAAAGAAGAAACTCTTCCCATTGCCTTAATCATTGACGGGGACATCCTGGAAGACAACCTGAAACAGATTGGCTGCACCGATGCCTGGTTAAGGACCCAGCTGAACATCAAGGGTTACACCAGTGAAAAAGACATATTCTTTGCCGATTGGGAACCAACGAACGGCATCCATATCTGTCCGAAATGA
- a CDS encoding VOC family protein — MIHQRVSLLTIAAYNLPKLRAFYQKLGWEETEISSDAYAVFKTAGVLISLYPKENIEKDSSVKLPDTPEYSKMTIAINVDTPDEVDSTYEIIKQIGGSLLKEPTNAEWGGRTAYFADPEKNIWEIAWNPTSKFDERGAMISF; from the coding sequence ATGATCCATCAGCGTGTAAGTCTATTAACTATAGCAGCATACAATCTACCGAAGCTAAGAGCCTTTTATCAAAAATTGGGCTGGGAGGAAACCGAAATCAGTTCAGATGCCTACGCTGTATTTAAAACAGCAGGTGTACTGATATCGTTATATCCGAAGGAAAATATAGAAAAAGATTCAAGTGTTAAGCTTCCCGACACACCTGAATACAGCAAAATGACCATTGCAATCAACGTTGATACACCTGATGAAGTAGATTCCACATATGAAATCATTAAACAAATTGGCGGCAGCCTGCTTAAAGAGCCGACAAATGCTGAATGGGGAGGAAGGACTGCCTATTTTGCAGATCCAGAGAAGAATATATGGGAAATTGCCTGGAATCCAACTTCCAAATTCGATGAAAGAGGCGCTATGATTTCATTTTAA
- a CDS encoding four-helix bundle copper-binding protein gives MSHEKYKSLIETLHECMEACNHCYDACLNEDNVKMMTECIRLDRECADICSYLEQALVRGTPFDGELASICATICEACGNECKKHDHDHCQKCADACLKCAEECKKVAA, from the coding sequence GTGTCACATGAAAAGTACAAATCTTTAATTGAAACCTTGCATGAATGTATGGAAGCGTGCAACCATTGCTATGATGCATGCTTGAATGAAGACAATGTAAAAATGATGACTGAGTGCATTCGGTTGGATCGTGAATGTGCGGATATTTGCTCTTATTTAGAACAAGCCCTGGTCAGAGGAACTCCTTTTGATGGAGAATTAGCTTCAATTTGTGCAACAATTTGCGAAGCTTGTGGAAATGAGTGTAAAAAGCATGATCATGACCACTGTCAAAAATGTGCAGATGCATGTTTGAAATGCGCTGAAGAATGTAAAAAGGTTGCAGCATAA